A part of Microbacterium terregens genomic DNA contains:
- the pyrF gene encoding orotidine-5'-phosphate decarboxylase yields MTATGFGDRVREALAGFGPLCVGIDPHEQLLSAWGLEASAAGAREFGLRVVDAAAGRVGIVKPQVSFFERYGSAGFAALEDVLAAARTAGLIVIADAKRGDIGSTMDAYAQAWLTPGSPLESDAMTANPFLGVRALEGAFELAERAGKGVFVLAATSNPDAFPSQRATLTDGRTVSASIVAEVSARNTARTPDASWASIGLVIGSTVDWTDAGLDAVAPPTPILAPGFGHQGAGPADLHRRFGASAPLVIASESRSLLSAGPAGLAQAIDSRVQEYRSSHG; encoded by the coding sequence TTGACCGCAACGGGGTTCGGCGACCGCGTCCGCGAGGCTCTTGCCGGCTTCGGCCCGCTGTGCGTCGGGATCGATCCGCATGAGCAGCTCCTGTCGGCATGGGGATTGGAGGCGTCGGCGGCCGGTGCCCGCGAGTTCGGCCTGCGGGTGGTGGATGCCGCGGCCGGTCGTGTCGGCATCGTCAAGCCGCAGGTGTCCTTCTTCGAGCGATACGGCTCGGCGGGTTTCGCCGCCCTCGAGGACGTGCTCGCCGCCGCACGCACGGCCGGACTGATCGTGATCGCCGATGCCAAGCGCGGCGACATCGGGTCGACCATGGACGCGTACGCCCAGGCGTGGCTGACCCCCGGCTCACCGTTGGAGTCGGACGCGATGACGGCGAACCCGTTCCTGGGCGTCCGCGCCCTCGAGGGAGCCTTCGAACTCGCCGAGCGCGCCGGCAAGGGCGTCTTCGTCCTGGCCGCGACGAGCAACCCGGACGCCTTCCCCTCGCAGCGCGCGACGCTGACCGACGGCCGCACCGTGTCGGCGAGCATCGTCGCGGAGGTCTCGGCGCGCAACACCGCGAGGACTCCCGACGCGTCGTGGGCGAGCATCGGGCTGGTGATCGGCTCCACGGTGGACTGGACCGATGCCGGGCTGGACGCCGTGGCCCCGCCGACGCCGATCCTCGCGCCCGGCTTCGGGCACCAGGGCGCCGGCCCCGCGGACCTCCACCGCCGGTTCGGCGCCTCTGCCCCGCTCGTCATCGCATCGGAGAGCCGCAGCCTGCTGTCGGCGGGACCCGCCGGGCTCGCGCAGGCCATCGATTCGCGGGTCCAGGAGTACAGGAGCTCGCATGGCTGA
- the pyrR gene encoding bifunctional pyr operon transcriptional regulator/uracil phosphoribosyltransferase PyrR, with translation MSTRTVLHEADIARALTRISHEILESNRGPHGLVILGIPTRGVALANRIATLISEFSGTVVPVGALDVTMYRDDLHRNPTRAPQPTSIPAGGIDGAVVVLVDDVLFSGRSIRAALDAIQDIGRPAAVRLATLVDRGHRQLPIRPDFVGKNLPSSSDERVNVRLAEVDGEEFVTIQGADS, from the coding sequence ATGAGCACGCGAACCGTGCTGCATGAGGCCGACATCGCCCGGGCCCTGACTCGGATCTCTCACGAGATCCTCGAGTCCAACCGCGGACCCCATGGGCTGGTGATCCTCGGCATCCCTACTCGCGGCGTCGCCCTCGCGAACCGCATCGCCACACTGATCAGCGAGTTCAGCGGCACCGTCGTGCCGGTGGGCGCGCTCGATGTGACCATGTACCGGGACGATCTGCACCGCAATCCGACCCGAGCCCCCCAGCCGACGTCGATTCCCGCGGGCGGAATCGACGGTGCCGTCGTCGTCCTGGTCGACGATGTGCTCTTCTCCGGCCGCAGCATCCGTGCCGCACTGGACGCGATCCAGGACATCGGGCGCCCGGCGGCGGTCCGCCTTGCGACCCTGGTGGATCGCGGACACCGTCAGCTGCCGATCCGACCCGACTTCGTCGGGAAGAACCTGCCGAGCTCCTCGGACGAGCGCGTCAACGTGCGGCTGGCCGAGGTGGACGGCGAGGAGTTCGTCACGATCCAGGGAGCGGACTCGTGA
- a CDS encoding aspartate carbamoyltransferase catalytic subunit, whose translation MRHLLDTKTLSRADALEILDVAEDMADTQQREVKKLPTLRGKTVVNLFFEDSTRTRISFEAAAKRLSADVINFSAKGSSLSKGESLQDTAQTLQAMGADAVVIRHGASGASRTLATSGWITAGVVNAGDGTHEHPTQALLDAYTIRKRRFGGGGSRGRDLSGVKVTIVGDILHSRVARSNVWLLDTLGAEVTLVAPPTLVPQDVSAWPARVIFDLDDAVAAEPDALMVLRIQLERMNAAYFPTEREYSRRWGLDARRLEVLPPGSMVMHPGPMNRGLEISAEAADSPRSTVLDQVTNGVSVRMAVLYLLLAGERAGGPANDEREDAS comes from the coding sequence GTGAGGCATCTCCTGGATACCAAGACGCTCTCGCGTGCGGACGCGCTGGAGATCCTCGACGTCGCCGAGGACATGGCCGACACGCAGCAGCGCGAGGTCAAGAAGCTTCCGACACTGCGCGGCAAGACCGTGGTCAACCTCTTCTTCGAGGACTCCACGCGCACGCGCATCTCCTTCGAGGCGGCCGCGAAGCGTCTCAGTGCCGATGTGATCAACTTCTCCGCGAAGGGCTCCAGCCTCTCGAAGGGCGAGTCGCTGCAGGACACCGCGCAGACGCTCCAGGCCATGGGTGCGGATGCCGTCGTCATCCGCCACGGCGCTTCGGGCGCGTCGCGGACGCTGGCAACCAGCGGCTGGATCACCGCGGGCGTCGTCAACGCCGGTGACGGCACGCACGAGCACCCCACCCAGGCGCTGCTGGATGCCTACACCATCCGCAAACGGCGCTTCGGCGGCGGCGGCAGCCGGGGCCGGGACCTGTCCGGAGTGAAGGTCACCATCGTGGGCGACATCCTCCACTCCCGGGTCGCCCGCTCGAACGTCTGGCTGCTGGACACGCTCGGCGCTGAGGTCACCCTGGTGGCCCCGCCCACGCTCGTGCCCCAGGACGTGTCGGCCTGGCCGGCGCGGGTGATCTTCGACCTGGACGACGCGGTCGCGGCGGAACCGGACGCCCTCATGGTGCTGCGGATCCAGCTGGAACGGATGAATGCCGCGTATTTCCCCACTGAACGGGAGTATTCCCGCCGCTGGGGTCTGGACGCGCGCAGGCTGGAGGTGCTTCCGCCGGGTAGCATGGTGATGCATCCGGGCCCGATGAATCGAGGCCTGGAGATCTCCGCCGAAGCCGCCGATTCCCCCCGGTCGACCGTGCTCGATCAGGTGACGAACGGCGTGTCCGTGCGGATGGCGGTGCTCTACCTGCTGTTGGCGGGAGAACGTGCCGGGGGACCGGCGAATGACGAGAGGGAGGACGCATCATGA
- the carB gene encoding carbamoyl-phosphate synthase large subunit, producing the protein MPKRDDIKSVLVIGSGPIVIGQACEFDYSGTQACRVLREEGVRVILVNSNPATIMTDPDFADATYIEPITWQVIETIIAKERPDAILPTLGGQTALNAAIDLHNHGILEKYDIELIGASFEAINKGEDRQIFKQLVLDAGAEVARSHIAHTMEEVLAAADDLGYPLVVRPSFTMGGLGSGFAYDERDLRRMAGAGLHDSPTSEVLLEESILGWKEYELELMRDTADNTVVVCSIENVDPVGVHTGDSITVAPALTLTDREYQNLRDIGIDIIRAVGVDTGGCNIQFAVDPADGRVIVIEMNPRVSRSSALASKATGFPIAKIAAKLAIGYRLDEIPNDITKVTPASFEPTMDYVVVKVPRFNFEKFPAADTTLTTTMKSVGEAMAIGRNYATALQKALRSLEKRGSSFHWGSEARSVDELIEVSGTPTDGRIVVVQQALRKGATIEQLFNATGIDPWFLDQIVLINEIAETVHTAAELDADTLRLAKEHGFSDAQIAQLRGDTETSVRGIRHALGLRPVYKTVDTCAGEFPALTPYHYSSYDFETEVAPSARTKVVIIGSGPNRIGQGVEFDYSCVHASFALSAAGYETVMVNCNPETVSTDYDTSDRLYFEPLTLEDVLEVLHAEVQSGEILGVICQLGGQTPLGLAKGIEDAGYRILGTSPAAIDMAEERELFSQLLDEAGLIAPRHGTAIDAEGAVAIAAEIGYPVLVRPSFVLGGRGMEIIYDAPSVLDYFVRIADQAIIGPGMPLLVDRFLDDAIEVDVDALYDGSELYIGGVMEHLEEAGIHSGDSSCTLPPISLGRTEIDRVRIATLAIAKGVGVQGLINVQFAISAGVLYVIEANPRASRTVPFVSKALGIPLAKAAARIMTGSTIAELKTEGLLPEIDGSRVPLDSPVSVKEAVLPFKRFQTKDGQTVDSVLGPEMRSTGEVMGIDRDFPRAFAKSQEAAYGGMPLTGTVFISVADSDKRAVILPAHRLQELGFTLVATEGTAEILARNGIDVQVVNKFSATLESGETNVVDLINAGKIDIVVNTPSGRSARADGYEIRAAAVAADKALFTTMAVLGAAVSSFDAVRAGYDVKSLQEYAADRAARLER; encoded by the coding sequence ATGCCGAAGCGCGACGATATCAAGAGCGTCCTGGTCATCGGCTCCGGCCCGATCGTGATCGGACAGGCGTGCGAGTTCGACTACTCGGGGACGCAGGCGTGCCGCGTCCTCCGCGAGGAGGGCGTGCGCGTCATCCTGGTCAACTCCAACCCGGCGACGATCATGACCGATCCGGATTTCGCTGACGCGACCTACATCGAGCCCATCACATGGCAGGTGATCGAGACGATCATCGCCAAAGAGCGTCCCGACGCGATCCTCCCGACACTGGGCGGCCAGACCGCGCTGAATGCCGCGATCGATCTGCACAACCACGGGATCCTCGAGAAGTACGACATCGAGCTCATCGGAGCCAGCTTCGAGGCGATCAACAAGGGCGAAGACCGCCAGATCTTCAAGCAGCTCGTCCTGGATGCCGGTGCCGAGGTGGCGCGCAGCCACATCGCCCACACGATGGAAGAAGTCCTCGCCGCCGCCGACGACCTGGGCTACCCGCTCGTCGTGCGGCCGAGCTTCACGATGGGAGGTCTCGGCTCCGGGTTCGCATACGACGAGCGGGACCTGCGGCGCATGGCCGGCGCCGGCCTGCACGACTCGCCCACGAGCGAGGTCCTCCTCGAGGAGTCGATCCTCGGATGGAAAGAGTACGAGCTCGAGCTCATGCGCGACACCGCCGACAACACGGTCGTCGTCTGCTCCATCGAGAACGTCGATCCGGTCGGAGTCCACACCGGCGATTCGATCACGGTGGCACCCGCACTCACCCTCACCGACCGCGAGTATCAGAACCTGCGGGACATCGGCATCGACATCATCCGCGCGGTCGGGGTGGACACGGGTGGCTGCAACATCCAGTTCGCCGTGGACCCCGCCGACGGTCGCGTCATCGTCATCGAGATGAACCCGCGCGTTTCGCGCTCCTCGGCGCTCGCGTCGAAGGCGACCGGCTTCCCGATCGCGAAGATCGCCGCGAAGCTCGCAATCGGCTATCGCCTCGATGAGATCCCCAACGACATCACCAAGGTCACGCCGGCGAGCTTCGAGCCCACGATGGATTACGTGGTTGTCAAGGTGCCGCGGTTCAACTTCGAGAAGTTCCCCGCCGCCGACACCACCCTGACGACGACGATGAAATCCGTCGGCGAGGCGATGGCGATCGGACGGAACTATGCCACCGCCCTGCAGAAGGCGCTGCGCTCGCTCGAGAAGCGCGGGTCCAGCTTCCACTGGGGGAGCGAGGCGCGCTCGGTCGACGAGCTCATCGAGGTCTCCGGGACGCCGACCGACGGCCGGATCGTGGTCGTCCAGCAGGCGCTGCGCAAGGGCGCAACGATCGAGCAGCTGTTCAACGCCACCGGCATCGATCCGTGGTTCCTCGACCAGATCGTCCTGATCAACGAGATCGCCGAGACCGTGCACACGGCGGCGGAGTTGGACGCGGACACCCTGCGCCTGGCCAAGGAGCACGGCTTCAGCGACGCGCAGATCGCGCAGCTGCGCGGTGACACGGAGACGTCAGTGCGCGGCATCCGTCACGCCCTCGGTCTGCGTCCGGTCTACAAGACGGTCGACACCTGCGCGGGGGAGTTCCCCGCCCTCACGCCCTACCACTACTCCAGCTACGACTTCGAGACCGAGGTCGCCCCGTCCGCGCGCACCAAAGTCGTCATCATCGGCTCCGGTCCCAACCGCATCGGGCAGGGCGTCGAGTTCGACTATTCGTGCGTGCACGCCTCGTTCGCGCTGTCGGCGGCCGGGTATGAGACCGTCATGGTCAACTGCAACCCCGAGACCGTCTCGACGGACTACGACACCAGCGACCGCCTGTACTTCGAACCGCTCACCCTCGAGGACGTGCTCGAGGTGCTGCACGCCGAGGTCCAGTCCGGCGAGATCCTGGGCGTGATCTGCCAGCTCGGAGGCCAGACACCCTTGGGCCTGGCGAAGGGCATCGAGGATGCCGGCTATCGCATCCTCGGCACGAGCCCGGCCGCCATCGACATGGCGGAGGAGCGCGAGCTGTTCTCCCAGCTTCTGGATGAGGCCGGCCTCATCGCGCCGCGTCACGGGACCGCGATCGACGCGGAAGGCGCCGTCGCGATCGCTGCGGAGATCGGCTACCCGGTGCTGGTGCGTCCGAGCTTCGTCCTGGGCGGGCGGGGGATGGAGATCATCTACGACGCGCCGAGCGTGCTCGACTACTTCGTGCGCATCGCCGACCAGGCGATCATCGGCCCCGGCATGCCGCTGCTGGTGGACCGCTTCCTGGACGACGCGATCGAGGTCGACGTGGATGCGCTCTACGACGGCTCCGAGCTGTACATCGGGGGAGTGATGGAGCACCTCGAAGAGGCCGGCATCCACTCAGGCGATTCCAGCTGCACACTGCCGCCGATCTCGCTCGGCCGCACCGAGATCGACCGCGTCCGGATCGCGACGCTCGCGATCGCGAAGGGCGTCGGGGTGCAGGGGCTCATCAACGTGCAGTTCGCGATCAGCGCGGGAGTCCTCTATGTGATCGAGGCGAACCCGCGGGCCAGTCGCACCGTGCCGTTCGTCTCCAAGGCGCTGGGCATTCCCCTCGCCAAGGCCGCGGCGCGCATCATGACCGGATCGACCATCGCCGAGCTGAAGACCGAGGGCCTGCTGCCCGAGATCGACGGGTCGCGCGTTCCGCTGGACTCGCCGGTCTCGGTGAAGGAAGCGGTGCTGCCCTTCAAGCGCTTCCAGACCAAGGACGGCCAGACCGTCGATTCGGTCCTCGGTCCGGAGATGCGCTCGACCGGAGAGGTCATGGGCATCGACCGCGACTTCCCCCGCGCGTTCGCCAAGAGCCAAGAGGCCGCCTACGGCGGCATGCCGCTGACGGGAACGGTGTTCATCTCCGTCGCCGACAGCGACAAGCGCGCCGTCATCCTGCCGGCTCACCGCCTTCAGGAGCTCGGCTTCACGCTCGTGGCCACGGAAGGCACCGCCGAGATCCTGGCGCGCAACGGCATCGACGTGCAGGTCGTGAACAAGTTCAGCGCCACATTGGAATCCGGCGAGACCAACGTCGTCGATCTGATCAACGCCGGCAAGATCGACATCGTGGTCAACACTCCGAGCGGCCGGTCAGCGCGCGCGGACGGATACGAGATCCGCGCAGCCGCGGTCGCGGCAGACAAGGCGCTCTTCACGACGATGGCCGTGCTCGGCGCTGCGGTCAGCTCATTCGACGCCGTGCGAGCCGGCTACGACGTCAAGAGCCTGCAGGAGTACGCGGCGGATCGGGCGGCGCGCCTTGAGCGGTGA
- the gmk gene encoding guanylate kinase, with amino-acid sequence MADSQTPDAGARRPAVGSPTRPPEVDRVEASRRAVAARRARASLKKDVAMRVITPQELARRAFADPTSPAGTMRVTEYLTSLPAIGEGKRNRILEELQISPVKRLGGLGARQRRVLSSFLDARWPERASRSGRSRLVVLAGPTAVGKGTVAAHIHEHHPEIHLSVSATTRPPRPGEIDGQHYFFVDDAEFDRLIDSGELLEHATVHNKYRYGTPRRPIEEALAAGRTVLLEIDLQGARQVRAAEPSATLVFLLPPSWDELVQRLIGRGTEGDEERARRLRTAKSELAAQHEFDFRVVNDDVAAAAREVVELVQAPPRPSSRA; translated from the coding sequence ATGGCTGATTCCCAGACGCCCGACGCGGGAGCTCGCCGCCCCGCCGTCGGCTCGCCGACGCGACCGCCCGAGGTGGATCGGGTCGAGGCATCCCGTCGGGCCGTCGCCGCGCGGCGCGCCCGCGCCTCGCTCAAGAAGGACGTCGCGATGCGCGTGATCACGCCGCAGGAGCTCGCGCGCCGAGCATTCGCCGACCCGACTTCGCCCGCCGGCACGATGCGCGTGACGGAATACCTCACCAGCCTCCCCGCGATCGGCGAAGGCAAGCGCAACCGCATCCTCGAAGAGCTGCAGATCTCGCCCGTCAAACGGCTGGGCGGTCTGGGCGCCCGCCAGCGTCGCGTGCTGAGCTCGTTCCTGGACGCCCGCTGGCCGGAACGGGCCTCCCGCAGCGGCCGCAGCCGACTCGTCGTGCTCGCCGGACCGACGGCCGTGGGCAAGGGGACCGTCGCCGCGCACATCCATGAGCACCACCCGGAGATCCACCTCTCCGTGTCGGCGACGACACGACCGCCCCGGCCCGGAGAGATCGACGGCCAGCACTACTTCTTCGTCGACGACGCCGAGTTCGATCGTCTGATCGATTCAGGCGAGCTCCTCGAACATGCCACCGTGCACAACAAGTACCGCTACGGCACACCCCGGCGGCCGATCGAGGAAGCGCTGGCAGCCGGCCGCACCGTCCTGCTCGAGATCGATCTTCAGGGCGCGCGGCAGGTCCGCGCGGCCGAACCCTCGGCAACACTGGTGTTCCTCCTTCCCCCCAGCTGGGACGAGCTCGTGCAGCGTCTCATCGGCCGAGGCACCGAGGGAGACGAGGAACGGGCGCGGCGCCTGCGCACAGCGAAGTCCGAATTGGCGGCTCAGCATGAGTTCGATTTCCGCGTCGTCAACGACGACGTCGCCGCGGCGGCCCGCGAGGTCGTAGAATTGGTCCAGGCGCCGCCGCGCCCATCTTCGCGCGCCTGA
- the rpoZ gene encoding DNA-directed RNA polymerase subunit omega → MAGKNQGIIDPPIDSLLQKVDSKYQLVIYASKRARQINDYYSDLHEGNLFDNVGPLVDSTVEDKPLTIALHEIHEDKLRLRPAE, encoded by the coding sequence GTGGCCGGAAAGAACCAGGGGATCATCGATCCCCCCATCGACAGCCTGCTCCAGAAGGTCGACTCGAAGTACCAGCTCGTCATCTACGCGTCCAAGCGCGCGCGCCAGATCAACGACTACTACTCGGACCTGCATGAGGGCAACCTCTTCGACAACGTGGGCCCGCTGGTCGACTCCACCGTCGAGGACAAGCCGCTCACCATCGCCCTGCACGAGATCCACGAGGACAAGCTCCGCCTTCGCCCGGCTGAGTGA
- a CDS encoding dihydroorotase, with product MTALDSASHRNPRTETLLIRGARLEGGGTGDLLVQDGVIAASGGTLSRAGATVIDAEGLVALPGLVDLHTHLREPGYEASETVLTGSRAAAAGGYTAVFAMPNTSPVADTAGVVEQVLALGEAAGFATVQPIGAVTVGQQGERLAELGTMADSRAQVRVFSDDGSCVWDPLIMRRALEYVKAFDGVIAQHAQDPRLTEGAQMNEGAVSAELGLAGWPAVAEESIIARDVLLAEHVGSRLHVCHLSTAGSVDIIRWAKRRGVNVTAEVTPHHLLLTDELARDYDASFKVNPPLRREEDVRAVRRGLADGTIDIVATDHAPHPAEAKACEWQTAANGMVGLESALRVVQLAMVDTGMLSWPDVARVMSRTPARIGRLRGHGTPLATGEAASLTLYDPAPTRTFSKEDLHGRSRNSPYLGRELPGEVRWTVYGGVVTVADGALLDAPGVRA from the coding sequence ATGACCGCCCTCGACAGCGCTTCGCACCGCAACCCTCGGACAGAGACCCTTCTCATCCGCGGCGCGCGACTCGAAGGTGGCGGCACCGGCGACCTTCTCGTCCAGGACGGGGTCATCGCCGCGTCCGGCGGAACGCTCAGCCGCGCCGGCGCCACCGTGATCGACGCCGAGGGTCTGGTGGCCCTTCCCGGCCTGGTGGATCTGCACACGCATCTGCGCGAACCGGGATACGAGGCATCCGAGACGGTCCTCACCGGGTCCCGCGCTGCGGCAGCCGGCGGTTACACGGCCGTCTTCGCAATGCCGAACACATCACCCGTCGCGGACACCGCCGGAGTCGTCGAGCAGGTGCTCGCCCTCGGCGAAGCGGCCGGCTTCGCGACCGTGCAGCCCATCGGTGCGGTCACGGTCGGGCAGCAGGGCGAACGCCTCGCCGAACTCGGCACGATGGCCGACTCCCGCGCCCAGGTCCGTGTCTTCAGCGACGACGGCTCGTGCGTCTGGGATCCCCTGATCATGCGCCGCGCGCTGGAATACGTGAAGGCCTTCGACGGTGTCATCGCCCAGCACGCGCAGGACCCACGGCTGACCGAAGGCGCCCAGATGAACGAGGGCGCGGTCTCAGCTGAGCTGGGCCTGGCCGGATGGCCCGCCGTGGCGGAGGAGTCCATCATCGCGCGCGACGTGCTGCTCGCCGAGCACGTCGGATCGCGCCTGCACGTGTGCCACCTGTCCACTGCGGGATCGGTCGACATCATCAGGTGGGCGAAGCGGCGCGGCGTGAACGTGACCGCGGAGGTCACACCGCATCACCTGCTGCTCACCGACGAACTCGCGCGCGACTACGACGCCTCCTTCAAGGTGAACCCGCCGCTGCGGCGCGAGGAGGACGTGCGCGCCGTCCGGCGCGGACTGGCCGACGGCACGATCGACATCGTCGCCACCGATCACGCACCGCACCCGGCCGAAGCGAAGGCCTGCGAATGGCAGACGGCGGCCAACGGCATGGTCGGTCTGGAAAGCGCGCTGCGCGTCGTCCAGCTCGCCATGGTCGACACCGGCATGCTCTCCTGGCCCGATGTCGCGCGGGTGATGTCACGGACCCCCGCCCGCATCGGGCGCCTGCGCGGACACGGCACGCCCCTGGCGACCGGGGAAGCGGCATCCCTCACGCTCTACGACCCGGCGCCGACCCGCACGTTCTCGAAGGAGGATCTTCACGGACGCAGTCGCAACTCGCCCTACCTCGGACGCGAACTGCCCGGTGAAGTGCGGTGGACGGTGTACGGCGGCGTCGTCACGGTCGCCGACGGCGCGCTCCTGGACGCACCGGGGGTGCGCGCGTGA
- a CDS encoding DoxX family protein, translating to MTTIPVRHGAVGVVSGPRTSPIRRLVQFEANAEAAIKIFLQRWSIPVLRIALGGVFVVFGAFKFVPGMSPLETLVQSTWERLTFGMITGPTAMVLTAILEVVAGGLLIAGGVFARAGLVVLAVAYVGILSPIVLMPSEVFGAAGPTLTGQYIFKNAVLIAAALVVASRVLKGPDTKR from the coding sequence ATGACCACCATTCCCGTCCGCCACGGCGCCGTCGGCGTCGTCTCCGGGCCACGCACGTCGCCGATCCGGCGCCTCGTCCAGTTCGAGGCGAACGCCGAGGCCGCGATCAAGATCTTCCTGCAGCGCTGGAGCATCCCGGTCCTGCGCATCGCCCTCGGAGGCGTCTTCGTCGTCTTCGGCGCGTTCAAGTTCGTGCCCGGCATGAGCCCGCTCGAGACCCTGGTCCAGTCGACCTGGGAACGGCTCACGTTCGGCATGATCACGGGGCCGACGGCGATGGTCCTGACAGCGATTCTGGAGGTCGTCGCCGGTGGACTGCTCATCGCGGGCGGGGTCTTCGCCCGCGCCGGTCTCGTCGTCCTCGCCGTGGCGTACGTCGGCATCCTCTCGCCGATCGTGCTGATGCCGTCCGAGGTGTTCGGCGCGGCCGGACCGACGCTGACGGGCCAATACATCTTCAAGAACGCCGTCCTCATCGCGGCCGCTCTGGTCGTGGCATCGCGTGTGCTGAAGGGACCCGACACGAAGCGGTGA
- the carA gene encoding glutamine-hydrolyzing carbamoyl-phosphate synthase small subunit: MTVPLDTRAVGAPADPAVLVLEDGTRHVGRAYGARGTSLGEVVFATGMTGYQETLTDPSYAGQIVLQTAPHIGNTGMNAEDAESRRIWVSGYIVRDPSRIVSNWRAEESLDDALVGDGVVGISGIDTRAITRHIRAAGSMRGGIFSGDAASLDPGEQLAIVQAAPEMTGQNLSAEVSVDRAEVTPAVLYAGVERIGNLAVLDLGVKQSTIDNLAARGFDVHVLPQDVTIDDIRAIDPVAVFYSNGPGDPAASDDHVDVLRSVLDDGLPFFGICFGNQLLGRALGLGTYKLPFGHRGINQPVLDRTTGRVEITSHNHGFAVEAPREGEFDSPNGYGRVEVSHVGLNDNVVEGLRALDIPAFSVQYHPEAAAGPHDANYLFDRFRDMVVSTQKDKN; the protein is encoded by the coding sequence ATGACTGTTCCCCTAGACACCCGCGCCGTGGGCGCTCCTGCCGACCCCGCCGTCCTCGTGCTCGAAGACGGCACCCGTCACGTCGGACGTGCGTACGGCGCCCGCGGAACGTCGTTGGGCGAGGTGGTCTTCGCCACTGGGATGACCGGGTACCAGGAGACCCTCACCGACCCGTCGTACGCCGGCCAGATCGTGCTGCAGACGGCCCCGCATATCGGGAACACCGGCATGAACGCGGAAGACGCCGAGTCCCGCCGCATCTGGGTCTCCGGCTACATCGTCCGCGACCCCTCACGCATCGTGTCGAACTGGCGCGCCGAGGAATCGCTGGACGACGCGCTCGTCGGCGATGGCGTCGTCGGCATCAGCGGCATCGACACCCGAGCGATCACCCGGCACATCCGCGCCGCCGGCAGCATGCGCGGCGGCATCTTCTCGGGCGACGCTGCGAGCCTCGACCCCGGCGAGCAGCTGGCGATCGTCCAGGCCGCACCCGAGATGACCGGGCAGAACCTGTCCGCTGAGGTCTCGGTGGACCGCGCCGAAGTGACGCCGGCAGTTCTCTACGCGGGTGTCGAACGCATCGGCAACCTCGCGGTGCTCGACCTCGGCGTGAAGCAGTCGACCATCGACAATCTCGCTGCGCGCGGCTTCGACGTCCACGTGCTTCCTCAGGACGTCACGATCGACGACATCCGCGCGATCGACCCGGTCGCCGTGTTCTACTCCAACGGCCCCGGCGACCCGGCGGCCTCGGACGATCACGTGGACGTGCTGCGGAGCGTGCTCGATGACGGTCTGCCGTTCTTCGGTATCTGCTTCGGCAACCAGCTGCTCGGCCGCGCACTGGGCCTGGGCACCTACAAGCTGCCGTTCGGTCACCGCGGCATCAACCAGCCGGTGCTCGATCGGACGACCGGCCGCGTGGAGATCACCTCGCACAACCACGGCTTCGCCGTGGAGGCGCCGCGGGAGGGCGAGTTCGACAGCCCGAACGGCTACGGACGGGTCGAAGTGAGCCACGTGGGTCTCAACGACAACGTGGTCGAGGGTCTGCGGGCGCTGGACATCCCGGCGTTCTCCGTGCAATACCACCCCGAAGCGGCGGCGGGACCGCACGACGCCAACTACCTGTTCGACCGGTTCCGCGACATGGTCGTCTCCACTCAGAAGGACAAGAACTGA